aagCGGCGAAACAAAGGAACGGAGAAACCAGAAGTAATTGAATTCAGCAAATCGGCCCCAGAGGAGAAGTAACAACTGATTCACTTTGTTCTCCTTACCTTGTTCACCTGATTATAACCTTTTAAACAAGCATCCCAGTGATAATCCAACCCCCCCTCTGCTGGAAGACATTGAAACAAaagttataatataataaagaatCTGAAAAATTGATTGAAGTGATCTTATTCCTATTGACGTTGTGATGGTGTTTATTGAATGATTTCGGGTCCTGTCGTGTCGTGCAACCACCATACTTGATTCTGCAGCAACTGCCACCATGTGACACATTCCTGATCTTAAGCCTATGCATTCCACACGGGATTGTATAGACTAATGGCGCAAAAGGAGCCACTCGCGGACGGACgaacgagcgagcgagcgcctcGGAATCGCTCCGGTTGTGCAAGTCATTCAATCATTCACAGCGAAGGTCAGCGACGGCGTTAGATAAACGTGTCAAAAAGGAGCAAACGAAGCTGAAGATAATGGGTCCAAACTTTGCAAACAGTGTGGAAGCGCGCGCGAGCGCCGCTGACTCGTGAAAACAATCAAGCCCTGTGAGTCTGTGGCTGTTTTAGGCTGATTAAGGTCAACACACAGCGCTGCACACGAACAGTACAATCAACGGCTGCTTTGCTTCCTCTGGGCCTAAATGCTGAATTAACCATCACGGTTTAATCTTGACTCTTACTGTACCAGAAACCGAGATACTCACGGAGCCACAGGGATCCCaggaacaccagcagcaccaggatgGCGGCGGCAGCCTTGCTCTTTATCCCCATGCTGAAGTCCAGCGGTGGGCCTCCCAGTCTCTCTGCCTTCTGtgagtcttttattttgtaattccTCTGTGCCTCACATGAGTCCTGGTCCCCTTGCACTGCCTGTCACCACAATTACTCACAGACCCCTGTTCTTGACCCCCCGCCCCTCGGTCCCTGAGGTTTCTGATCTTTCATACTCCTCCCCAAAATCTCGTACAGGACCTGTTGTTAGCCATGGTCACGCCAGGAATCCCTAGCGTTCCCTGTTTGAACCGATTCCAGAGCTCGGCCTGCGTTGTTGCTCAATCGGAGGGTTCAGAGATCAGGTGCAGCTAATTGCTGATAATGCAGCTTGTACTCCAGTGACCCCCATCATCTCAACCCAGCTGCCACATGTACATGTGAATGCATACACTAATATGAGTTATATATCTGTTTGGCCCATAAAGCCTTGCTCCCCCTCCCAGCCCCCACCTCTCTCATTTTCTCACTTTATTCCCTCTTTACAGTAATTCACAAAAAACCTTAACACCCCCACCATTATCTGTAGCACTTTGTTAAGGTCGTGACCACCTGGTAAACAAATCAGGTTCacttgtaaaaacaaaacaacgcTGTATTAGGCTGCGTTGACCCATGTTAAATATATAGTTTATAACATCATATCTAAATATATACGTAATGGATGGAGTGAAATTAATTGATATTGACTTGTTTGTTACATGTAATACTTGAAATGTGAGATTACAGTGAAACTGGAAGAATGACGTAGCACATCCAGACCCATAATTATCACTATCAGAGGTGGTAAACCTGGTGATTGGTTCCCAGTGGTTTCCCACTGTTGCTGCCACTGTGGGGGAGGTGAGCGGACATTGAACTTCACACTGCAGCCAAACCTCATGTGTGCGTATTAACAGGACTTACTGCAGCCGTGGAGGAGCGGGAATAAAGGGGAAGCAGAGGCATTCACTGCTTAGTGGGGGGGTTTGATAACACACAGCACTCTGCATATTGGTAGATTTATTACAGTTCAACTGCATTTAACTATGATTTGTCCTATTGGTGCAAAATGTGCCCAGATCAGAATATTgaagtatattttaaaaaatcatcTCAGCTCTGCTTGAAGGGGATGCCTTAGGTGGGGAGCTGGACAGGTTCAGCCCTTCTTGTGTCTCTGACTGACCGTAAGACACATAATCTGGGTTCTGGAGGCTCCAGTTACCTTAAAGAAGCTCATCTCTGTTTGGCGAACTGTATATTTAGAAGTACATCCCATACCCACATGGTTCGGTCTGTTGCCCTTGACGCTGCAGAGTGACCCTACTAATATTACTCACACTACTAATTATAATAGCAAATTTAGCCTCTGGATTTAAAGGAGTAAAACATTCTGGCCTGACTAGAGCCGATCAGCGTCTGCTCATGGTTTATTGTCTGCCTCTTTCCCGCAGTTCTGCCGCTGATGTTTAATCCATGCATCTCTGTCTACAATCTCTAATGACAGAAGTGACAGTGGTGGTATGTAACAAGATGAGGTTTCCAATTTCCCAACTGAACTAGCGTCACCGCGCGTAGCTGTTTAATaatcatgatgatgattattgTTGTTGACCGGGATATGACTCCAAGTGCTGGTTTAGAGATTCCCAGCTGCTGTGTAATCTGAGCCATGGACAGCAACAGCCGGGTGGGAGACAGTCAAGGGAATAGATGTGGGGGGGATTTAGGGTTCTTCTCCCCTGCCTTCGCCCTCGCCGTCGCACCGTCAAgcattttattcaaataaagCTGTGCAGTAAAGAGGCCTCGGAACATGACGGCGGGACGTCTTTGGATCCTTTTGGGAGCTGGATCTGTTCTCTGGGCTTTAATGGTTCAGGGTAAGTGGCGCAGTTGTGAACGTTTGGCACATCCTCAGCGACGGGGCTGAATGGCTTCCTATGAAAATAATCCGCTGTCTGTCATCTGCAGACAGTGTTCAGGCAGAAAACTAGCAGTAAAACTCCGACTACGCTAATCCACACACTAGAAAACACCTCATAGTCCTCCTTCTGAAAGCATCTCAAAGGCTGAGCACACGGAACTATGTAAAGGATCTGTTGATCTGTGAAATATTTATGAAAGGCGAGGACGGCGGTGGGTTCGTGACAGGTGACACCCTGGGATGAGTGTTTACTCATTATGTAAAGTTACAATGGATTGATTCGAtttttgtctttgctttgcTGACAAGTCTGAAAATGTATAAAGAAAGTTATTGTTATTGAAGGACCTGTTTTTGAACAAACCCCACAGACCAACCTGAGCTTTGTCTCTGATCATATACAGCAGCTTTAAGTTTGTCTTTAATCACTGGTGCCGATGTTGACGGAGTGATGTGTTCCAGAACCGGTGTCATAATGAGGTGCCAGCATTGAGACTAAAATCTACTCCACAGTCATGCATTTCTTTGgtctatttgtttattttgcagCTTTTGCACCCCAGCCTGGCTTTACTGAGCCATTTATACCTTATACTGTGCCTTAGAAGACTAACAGTGTCAACCTGACAGTATCAGACCACATGAAACGCTTCCGATTCAAGAGTTTGGGGTTTATACAAATGAAGCGTCagctgtatttatatatattaatgaAACACTTTTTGAAGTTGTCACAACTAAATATTTTCCCAGTTACACTTCCTATTTACTAGCTGAGGTGTATAGTATTGCTCTGTGAGTGGCGCCGTGCAgcatctgcccccccccacgctATCAttgccctgtctgtctgccagagcAAGATTAAATGGCAGCTGAAGGAAGTGACCCGGTCAAAGCGCCGGGTCACAACAAACACGATGTGTACTTTGTGTCCACATATTGATATTCTGAGTCTGCTGACTTAAATGCATTTGGAAGTACTGTACAGGAGTCAGGCAGCTTCTGTGGCCGCGTCAAGGCCGAGTGACACCACTGTCCTCAGTACAGGTACCTCATCAGCTTATGTAAATGAATACACACAGTAAATTATTCATCAGGCTGATTTCCTCGATGGTGAAGCAAACTCAAAACACAGGCCAGTGACTGCGCCtgctcctacagtatgtgtccacTGTATTATTTAACAACACTCACCTGTCTCCAGTCCCCAGTGATGATTATCGTAGATGACCTGGGTGTAAATTAAAGTCCTAGTTTAGAGTTTCCCAGCTGCCGTGTAATCGGAGCtatgctgagtgacagctgggagaaAAACGTTGAGGGTGGGAAATAACCTCTGGCTCTATACAATACTGTACTGCAGCGTTTCTAGTCGCTCCTGAAGAATAAAATCATCAGGATGCATTTTAAATTTCACAGCATCAATCCTGACTTCATGTAGATCAAGTTagagctggaaaacaaaaaaaaaacacatttgtgatgatatgatatgatatgatatgatatgatatgatatgatatgatatgatatgatatgatatgatatgatatgatatgatatgatatgatatgatatgatatgatatgatatgatatgatatgatatgatatgatattgCAATTCAAACAAACTTTCTAACCAATCGGACTGATTTATTATTCATGCGTACACACGGCTGCTTCACatgtttccttctctctctgtctgtgcagtgcAGGGCAACGAGGAATCAAAGCTGATCGGTGACTTGTTCAAAAAGTACAACAAGAACACCCGGCCAGTGGTTCACCCTGAAGACAAGTTGACGGTCCAGATCAAGCTCACCCTAACGAACCTGATCTCTCTGGTGAGCAGTGATCAGGCTGTCAGGAAATACAAATGCTCTATGGAGCAAACATACGGCATGACAGTAATATTAATCATGACTTTGTTCATCCCTGTTTCTACTGAGTCAGCATTTTCTAGTCATTACCATAATGACTGATGCCTGTTATTTCCACCACAGAACGAAAAGGAGGAGACTCTCACGACCAATGTGTGGATTGAAATTGTAAGTTTTTTGACTAAATCTTCCTGTGCAGGTTTCATGAGGGCGATTCGCTGACCTTTTTCTAACATGTCATCCGCAGCAGTGGCTGGACTATCGCCTGGCTTGGAACCAATCGGACTACTACGGCATTTCCATCATCCGCGTTCCCTGCAGCACCGTGTGGCTTCCAGACATCGTCCTTGAGAACAAGTAAGACATCCCACGTTGTTTTCAGTTCTTATggtttcataggggggttgaaGAGGATCTGTTGCCAACTCACTGTGTTTTTATCGTCTCTTGCAGCATCGATGGCAAGTTCGACGTGGCCTATTACGCCAACGTGCTGATCAGCAGCAACGGCTGGATGTACTGGCTTCCTCCTGCCATCTATCGCAGCACATGTGCTATCGAAATCACCTACTTCCCCTTTGATTATCAGAACTGCACACTGGCCTTCAGGTGTGCTACAGCTGTATTTTCATTGAAAGTGTACCATATATCATACGTCTGCCTCATTTTGACTTTGCTGCAATGATGCTAGATCACAGACGTACAGTGCCAACGAAGTGGACCTCATCCTGACTCTCGATGACAAAGGCGACGCTATAGAGTGGGTGGAGATCGACCCTGCAGCGTTCACAGGTACCCGTACGGTTCACATGAAACCCCATAATTCCCAGTACAGCGTTCCTCCCCAGCTCATTAGGCTTTCACCCCTCAGACAACGGCGAGTGGGCCATTGTCCATCGCCCCGGTAGGAAGCTGCTCAACAAACGGTACACGCCAGACGACCTGGAGTACCAGGAGATCATGTTCAACCTGATCATCCAACGGAAACCGCTGTTCTACGTCATCAACATCATCCTGCCCTGCTCCCttatctcctccttggtcgtgCTGGCCTATTTCCTCCCTGCACAAGGTCAGTGGTACAGTAACGCAGGTGTTtggtgcatatactgtatattagctGATTTCTATGCATTTGGTGACGCCTCTTTCACAGCCGGGGGTCAAAAGTTGACTGTGTCCATTTCGGTCTTGCTGGCTCAGACCGTCTTCCTCTTTCTCATCGCTCAGAAGGTCCCAGAGACGTCGCTCTCTGTTCCGCTCATCGGCAAGTGAGTCATCTGCGTGCGCGCCTGCTTCCGCTTTGCATCGGCCTTCGGTTTGCACTCACACGCGTGCTGCCTCTCTGGCTTGTCCTCAGGTACCTGATCTTTGTCATGAGCGTCACTACTCTGATCGCCACGAACCAGATCGTGGTGCTGAACCTGTCCCTGCGCCGACCCAGCACCCACACAATGTCCCAAACCATGAAGCACGTGAGTCCACGCACGCAGCAGCAACCCCTCAAGAACTCGTCCGCGTGAACCATCCGTTTTCTGACCAACAGGTGTTTTTAGAAATGGTGCCTCGCTTCCTGGGCATGTCCCCGCTGGTGGACGACAGCGAGGTGACGACAGAGGTCAACGGGGTGAAGGACAGGCGCCGCAGCTCCTTCGGCCTCATGCAGAGGGCAGAGGAGTACGTGCTGAAGCAGCCTCGCAGTGAAATGATGTTCGACAAGCAACGAGAGCGGCACGGCCTCACCAGATCCATTGGTGGGACATTAAGTTCATCCAGGCTACATAGTCACTATTAGAGATGCTAGTGTCTAGCCTTGCATTGTTGTGTAACCGTCAGCGTCTTCTTTCCCCCTAGTGGATAGCATAGACATAAGCAGCACAGCCAACCTCTATAAGAGCTTGGGCCAAGCTGCTCCTGAGATCAAGCAGTGTGTGGATGCCTGCAACTTCATTGCTGATAGTACAAGACAACAAAATAACATTGGATCTGTGAGTTTTGTTTAGCCACAGCAATGCTAATTATATTTTTAGTGTGTTTCCCTTTAATTTCCTTCTTTTATCAATATCCTTTCTTTCAAATAAAGGAGGTTGAAAGCTGGGTACTGATTGGGAAGATGGTCGACAAGGTGTGTTTCTGGGCCGCCATTCTTCTCTTCATCGTCGGCACGGTGGGCATCTTCCTCACTGGACACTTCAACCGGGCGCCAGATTTTCCCTTCCCTGGAGAGAGCAAAAAGTATCTCCCGTAGGGTAAACTTTGTCCAGGGTGACTGTGCCTCATGCTGTCTGTAAGGCTGAATAGACCTTCTCATCTGCGCTGTTTACTGTGCAGTAGGGCCGAATAAAGGTTTcacgctgcctgtgtttgtattggAAGCTTAACAGCGTCCATGTGGACATTTGTAGGGCAGCAGGAAAATGCTGGTAGCAGGAAGAGTAGGAACCTTTCAGTCAAACTATGATGGCATttctatttacagtattatACAGAGTCCTTGTTACTGTGTAGAGCGCTTTGCAGAAAGTTTATTAACAACTGATGAGGTGATGTACTGTATTACACTGCTGCACTTCTCTGCATAACCTGCAtgtgctactgtactgtatgtcttatATGCATGTTACTTGAGCCATGAGTGGGAAATATAAGCCTTATTCTTCTAATCTCAGGAGGAACCTCTCTTGATATCGCTGTACCATGGTACTTAAATAAAACTTGGGAAGTGACAGTCAAATCAGTAAGAAAGTAATAAAATCCACACAACGTATACGTATGTAAAATGCATTCTAAGGTTGAACTGAATGAGAGAGAATGCTTCAGAGAAGCTGTGGGCTATTTGTTTGATTAAAACTCGGCAcaagtttaaatattttaaaactcaATACAATTggcaaaagaaacaaacaacaaaaaaacttcGAATCAATCCATTGTAACTTTACATAATgcgtaaaaaaaacaaaaaaacatttataatcacGATTGATAACTATAGTGTATTTAAAAAGtattattttgtaatttattgtaatttcTTACTGCGGTTAAACCCAAATTTTTCACTGATCAATCAGCAATgtcttttcttgtttcttttcttgtatttactgtatgttcagttTTTGCCAGATATATGCACTGACTACGTTTGTCTTTGTAACCATACTATATTGTGTATACAAAGTTCAGTAGTGAATTTCAATACTAATTGTCATATTATTAAATTTTGATTTATTCTTAAACCATCAGTTATTTTAGTCCGGATCATGGTCAATGATTTGAAATGCCTGTGGTTTAATGCCTCCCGGTGGTATAAAGTGGTACTACACCATAAATACGCACCTCTCATTTCCTAATTACAGCCAATGCGTCATTAATATGTAGgttattttccatttattttatataatatacattttttacCAGACCATTTAAATTGACAGATCCAActtaaaacaaattaaactcACACACTTGGTCGGCTTTAATTTTGGAAACACTAACCGGAAATGTCATTACAGTCGTTCATGGATATGGCTTTAAAACGTCAAACTATCATGACTATTAGTTAATACAAAAACGCGTCGCGTGCGGATAAGCTGCGTCCTTTCCCTCCACATTCAGATGATCGAGCTGTGACGCGTCGATCGCTCGTCCTTCACGTCCGTGTTGAATTTCACGTGGCAGCACGCGACTCTGCTTTCAGTGTGAAACTACAAAGTGCATACGTTTAACCGCGACGACACAAACAACTTCATTGTTTTCCAACCATATAAACTCACCATTCGTGAGGGGGAAAAGCTGTTTAAATGCGCTGATGTTTGTTTGCAATCCAACGAGAGATGCTTAAAGTGTTCGCTTCCTTTCCTCTGGGAGGGAGGGACTATGAAGCTGTGCATCACCTATGGAGAAAACACAACCCCCGGTGACTCGCCGGCTGGAAGTCCGTGACGGAACGCCGTCGTCCGAGAATAGCGTTATGTTTCCCATCTGTGATCCACGCGTGGATTAGCTGCTGAACCGTGGCTCTATTTGTAGTAAGTAAGTGTCTTCCTCGGCCTGAGTCAGGCGCACGTTTCACTATTTCACTCTCGTGTCCGTCTGTGCGGTCGATTGAAGATTGTCCAGCTGCAAACTC
This Betta splendens chromosome 14, fBetSpl5.4, whole genome shotgun sequence DNA region includes the following protein-coding sequences:
- the chrne gene encoding acetylcholine receptor subunit epsilon; the encoded protein is MTAGRLWILLGAGSVLWALMVQVQGNEESKLIGDLFKKYNKNTRPVVHPEDKLTVQIKLTLTNLISLNEKEETLTTNVWIEIQWLDYRLAWNQSDYYGISIIRVPCSTVWLPDIVLENNIDGKFDVAYYANVLISSNGWMYWLPPAIYRSTCAIEITYFPFDYQNCTLAFRSQTYSANEVDLILTLDDKGDAIEWVEIDPAAFTDNGEWAIVHRPGRKLLNKRYTPDDLEYQEIMFNLIIQRKPLFYVINIILPCSLISSLVVLAYFLPAQAGGQKLTVSISVLLAQTVFLFLIAQKVPETSLSVPLIGKYLIFVMSVTTLIATNQIVVLNLSLRRPSTHTMSQTMKHVFLEMVPRFLGMSPLVDDSEVTTEVNGVKDRRRSSFGLMQRAEEYVLKQPRSEMMFDKQRERHGLTRSIVDSIDISSTANLYKSLGQAAPEIKQCVDACNFIADSTRQQNNIGSEVESWVLIGKMVDKVCFWAAILLFIVGTVGIFLTGHFNRAPDFPFPGESKKYLP